One genomic segment of Stigmatopora argus isolate UIUO_Sarg chromosome 18, RoL_Sarg_1.0, whole genome shotgun sequence includes these proteins:
- the tnrc6ba gene encoding trinucleotide repeat-containing gene 6B protein isoform X1, whose product MEDKKRKKEDKRKREASQKVTEQKNKVLDLSKQASGHPPGAPSSSASPSPGPVPSGSPSPATSGPGCAAAQSQGGNNAKRLAVANGQPTSAAASSSATGGGAGVPGNGSAGGGGGAAQAPQQQQARYMPREVPPRFRCQQDHKVLLKRGQPPLSSMLLGGGGSGEGPSANAVAVSDPGAATSSSALPSSSVAASTTTSNYANSTWGTSLGSQASSQGREKVIVDGNDLEEWPSIAGSDGGGASLTVAGGGGGLSGPSGGGSSNNNNGMPVNSTSASGSQSSSTSLFSLPNECMQSSGSVAWGTAAAHQGHLGGGNAVASAGPLLQQSSSASKAVAVTASHDASGLVDRGGGGIPVANFNPNANPSAWPALVQQEGPGGGGGGEGGSSSFHHQGPGGNLSANNSASVGAKATADGVLGGHQALYVNQSSPHQHQLHQMQSRDREMGAGKWDSESAGPKIAGEEGVAGAGEDHNLLSSWRRQPPYPAANSKTGASRTDGWEGREGGTGTYRAAEGDDGSSGWGYPGTSAGVHTWGGAGTGANDGQTQGGWGASGVGVEKGGSGVDWGGSSGAAAGGGANPGEVGGGACSSNSSSSGCSTAANPAVASTTLNRAWDNQKGEGETGEWCERGGGGGGSSGGNSRCERDQNGGRPRRQTPDTEAALQSLLSRPDLDPRVLSNTGWGQTQIRQNTAWDLVGQTEHNKGAKHPTSLGNSSQYSSGSRVPMGDSNRPGVHPPCLSSAGSSGEAWETSSSSSSSGGASLNGRAPPPSGPNMSNLGVSQSGPAIAGATGGGGGGGTGPLVHNQQGKASGWGAVDNQETKGWGNEEWRTNRGNGSGWGGTLGQQGNPASAGWGGGNDERGAGWKEMGGEGRGSGWGSGPKVAAGRDWGEQDSKSNNGGAWEDPSKNGGRNSAGDSGAGGWGSWDDEAQRRSWGAGGSGGTGSKAHPTWSGGNKMQQMPNSQSASITGLQAQLQLQQQQSQGRNQPTQLPQALDQGAMQGGAGRKAISQSQNQSSGWTSGPNPACHAIGGSGSEPSGWEEPSPQSSNRKNEIDDGTSAWGDPTHYNYKPVNLWDKNSNPAGPTQPQRGPSPQTQQLNRPAAGPLGGRDFSAGHGQGKPATIGSSGWGGTPPASPTVDNGTGAWGKSTDVPSGWGESDDAGGKSGWGNPPPNSLKAGSKSMQDSWGDKEGSVTASRHSSWEDEEEGGSMWNSTGSQGSGSSWGQGSTGGWGQSHNVKKASNKGPLKVGGGDSWMSPMNRQFSNMGLLNDDQTGPNMDLASGALQEKKIELEKRAMGMMDYNGDARKARGGGGGGMAYRCPVSKEASAGDTVSFYDKSLLSNNQDGYLGEDAPCSLFSPPTAYKPHSLFNHTIPFRQGGHNLLGSSGGMSQSRHQPSNVPTVNQSPGIRAQVPHQFLSPQVPSSMLKQMPPPSGSVGSVGGVAGVGGGGSGVFPPQLSPQHIAMLSSIYPPHIQFQLACQLLLQQQQQPQQQLLQNQRKFTPNVRQQADPQQLARIMAILQQQRQQQQQQQQQQQQQQQVGSLGGNIKLSPSHHGGSGAKLHGADSLPHQGLAGSVADLHQKTLGPYSSFSSGVNLPGLDLSGSVVGPPGALKDMGAQQSRFKWMMEGHSSPDTSSPENAFHKNGPVNPMKMPGGSPYSQYDMIVGDAQGGGNWHRTPGKMSSSKPSTVPSWPPEFQPGVPWKGIDRVDPETDPYMTPGSMMGNTASPGLNDSEHQLLQDNSDSIPPLNTLLPSPGAWPYSASDPLNHAHNSAKYTDYKTGWPPEPIGHKSWKASRGHNQAQMSRPPPGLASQKQISPTPWSAGAPRHASRGWSSGSGSAGAAWSDGSSRESCWLVLSNLTPQIDGSTLRTICMQHGPLLTFHLGLTQGSALIRYGSKQEAAKAQSALHMCVLGNTTILAEFVSEEDVARYIAHSQAGAGSGTAATSAAAGSAPSSTVAANGSVGACELSAAAGGGGGEGGSSAGTSVQAGHSESSWQSLEGPGGSAEQSAAPALGIFSQWSGNGAGVGAAAGAEAGRQALWGGVGGMSGAGYPGSSLWASPALEDRHQMGSPASLLPGDLLGGGADSI is encoded by the exons ATGGAAGAcaagaaaaggaagaaagaagatAAAAGGAAAAGGGAAGCCTCTCAGAAG GTtacagaacaaaaaaacaaag TACTAGATTTGAGCAAGCAGGCATCTGGCCATCCTCCTGGCGCTCCCAGCAGTTCGGCCTCTCCCAGCCCTGGACCCGTCCCCTCGGGGTCCCCGTCTCCAGCCACTTCGGGCCCCGGCTGCGCTGCCGCCCAGTCGCAGGGTGGCAACAATGCCAAGCGCCTGGCCGTGGCCAACGGACAGCCCACCTCCGCCGCCGCTTCTTCCTCTGCCAcgggcggcggcgccggcgtcCCGGGGAACGGGAGCGCGGGCGGCGGAGGAGGGGCGGCCCAGGCGCCGCAGCAGCAGCAAGCTCGCTACATGCCGAGAGAAGTGCCGCCGAGATTCCGCTGCCAGCAGGACCATAAAGTGCTACTGAAAAGGGGTCAGCCGCCACTGTCCTCCATGCTGCTGGGAGGGGGAGGGAGCGGGGAAGGCCCCAGTGCAAACGCGGTGGCCGTCTCAG ATCCCGGTGCGGCTACCTCCTCGTCGGCTCTCCCCTCGTCATCCGTCGCTGCTTCTACCACTACTTCTAATTATGCAAATTCCACGTGGGGCACAAGCTTAGGCAGCCAGGCCTCCTCTCAGGGCAGGGAGAAGGTGATTGTAGATGGGAACGACCTGGAAGAGTGGCCCAGCATTGCCGgaagtgatggaggaggagcttctttGACTGTGGCTGGAGGGGGAGGCGGCCTAAGCGGCCCAagcggcggcggcagcagcaacaacaacaacggaaTGCCTGTGAACAGCACTAGTGCCTCTGGCAGCCAGTCCTCATCCACTTCCCTGTTCTCTTTGCCCAATGAATGTATGCAGTCGTCCGGTAGTGTGGCGTGGGGGACGGCTGCCGCCCACCAGGGCCACCTCGGAGGAGGAAACGCAGTAGCTTCAGCTGGGCCCCTATTACAGCAGTCATCTTCTGCCTCCAAAGCCGTCGCCGTGACAGCGAGCCACGATGCTAGTGGCCTCGTTGACAGGGGCGGCGGCGGGATTCCGGTTGCCAACTTTAACCCAAATGCCAACCCTTCGGCCTGGCCCGCCTTAGTGCAACAGGAAGGGcccggcggcggaggaggaggagaaggaggctcGTCTTCCTTCCACCATCAGGGTCCCGGGGGGAATTTATCTGCCAACAATTCTGCTTCCGTCGGGGCAAAGGCCACGGCGGACGGGGTGCTAGGGGGTCACCAAGCTTTGTATGTCAATCAATCCAGCCCTCATCAGCACCAACTTCACCAAATGCAATCCAGAGACCGAGAGATGGGAGCGGGGAAGTGGGATAGCGAATCAGCGGGACCAAAAATTGCAGGAGAGGAAGGAGTCGCGGGAGCCGGCGAGGACCACAATCTTCTTTCCTCGTGGAGGCGCCAGCCCCCTTACCCTGCGGCCAATTCCAAAACTGGTGCCTCCAGGACTGATGGATGGGAGGGCAGAGAGGGCGGCACGGGGACGTACAGAGCCGCCGAGGGGGACGACGGATCCTCGGGTTGGGGTTACCCGGGGACCTCTGCTGGGGTTCACACCTGGGGCGGTGCTGGAACTGGGGCAAATGATGGTCAAACTCAGGGAGGGTGGGGGGCGTCAGGAGTAGGAGTAGAAAAAGGGGGGTCTGGCGTCGACTGGGGTGGGAGttccggcgccgccgccggagGAGGAGCCAATCCCGGGGAAGTCGGCGGGGGAGCCTGTAGTAGTAACAGCAGCAGTAGCGGATGCAGCACGGCTGCCAATCCAGCCGTCGCCTCGACGACCCTGAACAGAGCTTGGGACAATCAGAAAGGAGAAGGAGAAACGGGGGAATGGTGCGAAcggggtggaggaggaggaggatccAGCGGCGGCAATTCCAGATGCGAAAGGGATCAGAACGGCGGTCGTCCCCGGCGCCAGACGCCCGATACCGAAGCCGCCTTACAGAGCCTGCTCAGCCGCCCCGACCTGGATCCACGGGTACTCTCCAACACGGGCTGGGGCCAAACGCAGATTAGACAAAACACGGCCTGGGACCTCGTAGGTCAGACGGAACACAACAAGGGTGCCAAACACCCGACGTCTCTTGGAAATTCTTCTCAGTATTCCTCCGGATCCAGAGTCCCCATGGGGGATTCCAATAGACCTGGGGTCCACCCTCCCTGTCTTTCATCTGCTGGCTCCTCGGGAGAGGCCTGGGAGactagcagcagcagcagtagcagcGGCGGGGCCTCTTTAAATGGGAGAGCCCCGCCTCCTTCGGGTCCCAATATGAGTAATCTTGGCGTCTCGCAATCTGGTCCGGCTATCGCTGGAGCTactggcggtggcggcggcggtggcacAGGACCACTGGTACATAACCAGCAAGGGAAAGCTAGCGGCTGGGGCGCCGTAGATAATCAAGAGACCAAAGGGTGGGGTAATGAAGAATGGAGAACCAATCGAGGGAATGGCAGCGGTTGGGGGGGTACTTTGGGGCAACAAGGAAACCCCGCCAGTGCAGGCTGGGGAGGGGGAAATGACGAGAGGGGAGCCGGGTGGAAAGAAATGGGCGGGGAAGGGCGAGGGAGTGGGTGGGGCTCGGGGCCGAAGGTTGCGGCAGGTAGGGACTGGGGGGAGCAAGATTCCAAATCAAATAACGGCGGGGCTTGGGAAGACCCATCCAAGAATGGGGGAAGGAACTCGGCCGGGGATTCCGGGGCGGGCGGTTGGGGAAGCTGGGACGACGAAGCTCAGCGGAGATCATGGGGGGCCGGGGGGAGTGGCGGGACTGGTTCCAAAGCCCATCCGACTTGGAGCGGAGGAAATAAAATGCAGCAAATGCCAAACAGCCAGTCGGCCTCAATCACGGGCCTGCAGGCACAACTGCAACTGCAACAGCAACAATCACAAGGCCGCAATCAGCCTACGCAGCTGCCGCAAGCATTGGACCAAGGGGCTATGCAAGGAGGCGCCGGGAGAAAAGCCATCTCCCAAAGCCAGAACCAAAGCTCAGGCTGGACCTCGGGGCCCAACCCAGCTTGTCACGCTATAGGCGGAAGTGGATCCGAACCAAGTGGCTGGGAGGAACCTTCCCCGCAGTCTTCGAACAGGAAAAATGAAATAGACGATGGAACGTCAGCATGGGGAGACCCCACCCATTACAACTACAAGCCTGTTAATCTGTGGGACAAGAACAGCAACCCCGCCGGTCCGACTCAACCCCAACGGGGACCCTCTCCACAAACGCAGCAGCTAAACAGACCCGCCGCAGGACCTCTGGGTGGCAGGGACTTTAGCGCTGGCCATGGACAAGGAAAGCCCGCTACAATTG GTTCTTCAGGTTGGGGTGGTACGCCTCCAGCTAGTCCCACAGTAGATAATGGAACAGGCGCTTGGGGGAAATCTACAGACGTACCTTCTGGCTGGGGGGAATCCGATGACgctgggggaaaatcaggatggGGAAACCCTCCTCCCAACTCCCTCAAAGCTG GATCCAAGTCTATGCAAGACAGCTGGGGGGACAAAGAGGGCTCCGTGACGGCGTCACGTCACTCCAGCtgggaggacgaggaggaaggTGGGAGCATGTGGAACAGCACCGGCTCCCAGGGTAGCGGCTCGTCTTGGGGTCAGGGGAGCACCGGTGGATGGGGACAGAGCCACAATGTCAAGAAGGCTAGCAACAAG GGCCCACTCAAGGTTGGCGGAGGAGATTCTTGGATGAGCCCAATGAACAGACAATTTTCTAATATGGGGCTTCTG AATGACGATCAGACCGGACCAAACATGGATCTGGCTTCAGGCGCTCTCCAGGAGAAAAAGATAGAGCTGGAGAAACGAGCCATGGGAATGATGGATTACAACGGAGACGCCAGAAAAGCcagaggcggcggcggaggcggcatGGCTTACCGTTGCCCCGTTTCCAAAGAGGCGTCAGCTGGGGACACGGTTTCTTTTTATGACAAG AGCTTGCTCTCCAACAATCAGGATGGGTACCTTGGGGAGGACGCTCCTTGCTCTCTGTTCTCACCACCCACTGCCTACAAGCCCCATTCCCTCTTCAATCACACTATCCCCTTTAGACAA GGCGGCCACAATCTCCTCGGCAGTAGTGGAGGGATGTCTCAGAGCCGACACCAGCCCAGCAACGTTCCGACCGTCAACCAGTCCCCAGGGATACGAGCACAAGTGCCTCATCAGTTCCTGTCACCGCAG GTGCCGAGCTCCATGCTGAAGCAGATGCCTCCTCCCAGCGGGAGCGTGGGTAGCGTCGGAGGAGTGGCAGGAgtgggcggcggcggcagcggcgtgTTCCCTCCCCAGCTTTCCCCCCAACATATTGCCATGCTCAGCAGCATTTACCCACCGCACATCCAGTTTCAATTG gcctgtcagctcctcctccagcagcaacagcagcctCAACAGCAGCTGCTGCAAAACCAGAGAAAGTTTACACCCAACGTGCGGCAGCAAGCTGACCCTCAACAG TTGGCCCGAATCATGGCAATACTCCAACAACAAcggcagcagcaacaacagcaacaacagcaacaacaacagcagcagcaggtgGGGAGTTTAGGTGGCAACATCAAACTCTCGCCCTCCCACCATGGAGGAAGCGGTGCCAAATTACACGGGGCGGACTCCCTGCCCCACCAGGGCCTGGCGGGATCTGTGGCGGACCTGCACCAGAAAACGCTGGGACCCTACTCTA GCTTTAGCTCTGGCGTGAACCTCCCAGGTCTGGACCTGAGCGGCTCTGTGGTGGGGCCGCCTGGCGCTCTCAAGGACATGGGAGCTCAACAATCGCGCTTCAAATGGATGATGGAAGGCCACTCCTCCCCAGACACGTCCTCACCTGAAAACGCATTCCACAAAAATG GCCCCGTCAACCCCATGAAGATGCCGGGGGGCTCGCCCTACTCGCAGTACGACATGATTGTCGGGGACGCACAAGGCGGCGGCAATTGGCATCGCACTCCTGGCAAGATGAGTAGCAGCAAGCCCAGCACGGTGCCCAGCTGGCCTCCCG AGTTCCAGCCCGGCGTTCCCTGGAAGGGAATTGATCGGGTTGACCCCGAAACCGACCCGTACATGACGCCAGGGAGCATGATGGGGAACACCGCCTCTCCCGGCCTCAATGACAGCGAGCACCAGTTGTTACAAGACAATTCCG ATTCCATCCCTCCCCTCAACACCTTACTGCCTTCACCTGGTGCCTGGCCCTACAGTGCCTCAGATCCCCTCAACCACGCACACAACTCAG CAAAGTACACAGACTACAAGACCGGATGGCCCCCCGAGCCCATCGGGCACAAGTCTTGGAAGGCCAGTCGCGGCCACAACCAGGCGCAGATGTCCCGCCCACCGCCGGGCTTAGCCAGTCAGAAGCAGATATCGCCCACGCCGTGGTCCGCCGGCGCCCCGCGACACGCCAGCAGGGGGTGGAGCAGTGGCTCGGGCAGCGCGG GCGCGGCGTGGAGCGACGGCAGCTCCCGGGAAAGTTGCTGGTTGGTGCTCAGCAATCTCACGCCACAG ATTGACGGCTCCACGCTTCGAACCATCTGCATGCAACACGGCCCCCTGTTGACCTTTCACCTGGGATTGACCCAGGGCAGTGCACTTATCCGTTACGGTTCCAAACAGGAAGCGGCCAAGGCTCAGAGTGCCCTCCACAT GTGCGTTCTGGGCAACACCACCATCTTGGCCGAATTCGTCAGCGAGGAGGACGTGGCCCGATACATCGCACATTCCCAGGCCGGAGCGGGGAGCGGCACGGCCGCCActtccgccgccgccggctcCGCTCCGTCCTCGACGGTGGCCGCCAACGGGAGCGTGGGAGCCTGCGAACTCTCCGCCGCGGCGGGGGGAGGCGGCGGCGAGGGAGGCTCCTCGGCAGGTACGAGCGTGCAGGCCGGGCATTCCGAATCCTCCTGGCAGAGTTTGGAAGGCCCGGGCGGCTCGGCGGAACAGTCGGCCGCCCCCGCCTTGGGCATCTTCTCCCAGTGGAGCGGCAACGGCGCCGGCGTGGGGGCGGCCGCGGGGGCCGAGGCCGGGAGGCAAGCTCTGTGGGGCGGCGTGGGTGGAATGAGCGGGGCCGGGTACCCCGGTAGTAGCCTGTGGGCCTCGCCGGCACTGGAAGACCGTCACCAGATGGGCAGCCCGGCCTCGCTGCTGCCGGGGGACCTCCTGGGAGGGGGCGCCGACTCCATATGA